From the genome of Vicia villosa cultivar HV-30 ecotype Madison, WI linkage group LG2, Vvil1.0, whole genome shotgun sequence, one region includes:
- the LOC131646824 gene encoding cytochrome P450 71D8-like, producing the protein MELHISFVIVPFFLLFLFHLLSKYFNPKTNKLPPGPKKFPFIGNLHQLAMSKKLPHHALGDLAHKYGPLMHLQLGEVSTIIVSSPKFAKEVMKTHDLVFANRPKLLSSEIMAYGSKDIVFSPYGDFWRQLRKICVLELLSTKRVQSFSYIREDESTKMIQLIQSSANSTINLTSRILSMVSNAIARAAFGEKSQDQEEFVVLVKKVIDLTSGLDIDDLFPSIKPLHMLTGMRSKLEKFHKRVDTITENIVRQHQEKRSGKEDNNIDVENEDLVDVLLRVQKSGNLDVEITTNNIKAVIWDIFVAGTDTTATTILWTMSELMKHTSVRKKVQDELREVCKGKETIHDSDLQDLSYLKLVMKEALRLHPPSPLLVPRESSELTIIDGYEIPKNTKLIINAWAVARDPEYWNDAEMFIPERFNDNLVDFKGNNFEFIPFGAGRRMCPGISFGLASVMLPLALLLYHFDWELPNGMKPENLDMTEHFGMAVGRESDLCLIPSVYVI; encoded by the exons ATGGAGCTTCATATTTCCTTCGTTATTGTTCCCTTTTTTCTATTGTTCCTATTTCATTTGCTATCAAAATATTTCAACCCAAAAACAAACAAATTGCCACCTGGTCCAAAGAAATTTCCTTTCATTGGTAACCTTCATCAACTAGCCATGTCTAAGAAACTTCCACATCATGCTCTAGGAGACCTTGCTCATAAATATGGACCTCTAATGCACCTTCAACTTGGTGAAGTTTCTACTATAATTGTATCATCTCCAAAATTTGCAAAAGAAGTAATGAAAACACATGATCTTGTTTTTGCCAATAGGCCAAAACTTCTTTCTTCTGAAATTATGGCTTATGGCTCAAAAGATATTGTGTTTTCTCCATACGGTGATTTTTGGAGACAATTGAGGAAAATATGTGTCTTAGAGCTTCTAAGTACTAAAAGGGTTCAATCTTTTTCTTATATTAGAGAAGATGAGTCTACAAAGATGATACAATTGATTCAATCATCAGCAAACTCAACAATTAATCTCACTAGTAGAATTTTATCGATGGTGAGTAACGCTATTGCAAGGGCGGCGTTTGGTGAAAAATCACAAGATCAAGAGGAATTTGTTGTATTGGTTAAAAAGGTTATAGATTTGACTAGCGGACTTGATATTGATGATTTGTTTCCTTCAATTAAACCATTACATATGTTAACTGGGATGAGATCTAAATTGGAGAAATTTCACAAGCGCGTAGACACTATCACAGAAAACATTGTTAGACAACATCAAGAAAAGCGATCAGGAAAAGAAGACAACAATATTGATGTTGAGAATGAAGATCTTGTCGATGTTCTTTTGAGAGTACAAAAAAGTGGTAACCTTGATGTCGAAATAACAACCAACAACATCAAAGCTGTGATTTGG GATATATTTGTTGCTGGAACTGATACAACTGCAACAACAATATTGTGGACTATGTCAGAACTGATGAAACACACTAGTGTAAGGAAAAAAGTACAAGATGAATTAAGAGAAGTATGCAAAGGAAAAGAAACAATACATGATTCTGATCTACAAGACTTATCATATTTAAAGTTAGTAATGAAAGAAGCATTGAGGTTACACCCACCTTCTCCATTATTGGTCCCTAGAGAAAGCAGTGAATTAACCATCATTGATGGATATGAAATACCAAAAAATACTAAACTTATTATCAATGCATGGGCTGTGGCAAGGGATCCTGAATATTGGAACGATGCTGAGATGTTTATTCCAGAGAGATTTAATGATAATTTAGTTGATTTTAAagggaataattttgaatttattccTTTTGGAGCTGGAAGAAGAATGTGTCCCGGTATATCATTTGGTTTGGCTAGTGTTATGCTTCCTTTGGCTTTATTGCTTTATCATTTTGATTGGGAGCTTCCAAATGGGATGAAACCTGAAAATTTGGATATGACTGAACATTTTGGAATGGCGGTTGGAAGGGAGAGTGACTTGTGTTTGATTCCTAGTGTTTATGTCATCTGA